One segment of Micromonospora parathelypteridis DNA contains the following:
- a CDS encoding GNAT family N-acetyltransferase, giving the protein MSLFGPPRAPGWPVELSDGPVLLRPYRRSDATAWSEVRRANRAWLAPWESSLPGGWDELNSPAAFRWVHRDQRRSAREGEGMPFAVCLREANRDRLVGHINVGSIVRRALCSGYVGYWVDARVAGQGVIPTALALAVDHAFGPAGLHRVEVNIRPENRPSRRVVEKLGFREESYHVRYMHIDGAWRDHIGYAMTSEEIAAEGGLLARWHRVRATAR; this is encoded by the coding sequence GTGAGCCTCTTCGGACCCCCGCGGGCACCGGGCTGGCCGGTGGAGCTGTCGGACGGCCCGGTGCTGCTGCGGCCCTACCGGCGCTCCGACGCCACGGCGTGGTCGGAGGTGCGGCGGGCCAACCGGGCGTGGCTGGCACCCTGGGAGTCGTCGCTGCCCGGCGGTTGGGACGAGCTGAACTCGCCGGCCGCGTTCCGCTGGGTGCATCGTGACCAGCGCCGCTCGGCCCGTGAGGGTGAGGGCATGCCGTTCGCGGTCTGCCTGCGCGAGGCCAACCGGGATCGGCTGGTCGGGCACATCAATGTGGGCAGCATCGTGCGGCGGGCGCTCTGCTCCGGCTACGTCGGCTACTGGGTGGACGCCCGGGTCGCCGGCCAGGGTGTGATCCCGACGGCGCTCGCCCTCGCCGTGGACCACGCGTTCGGCCCCGCCGGGCTGCACCGGGTGGAGGTCAACATCCGTCCGGAGAACCGGCCGTCGCGGCGGGTGGTGGAGAAGTTGGGCTTCCGCGAGGAGTCGTACCACGTGCGCTACATGCACATCGACGGTGCGTGGCGGGACCACATCGGATACGCGATGACGAGCGAGGAGATCGCTGCCGAGGGTGGCCTGCTGGCCCGCTGGCATCGGGTACGCGCCACCGCCCGGTGA
- the sepX gene encoding divisome protein SepX/GlpR codes for MRVPTSVLLAVLAAAGLLALAPALVRRYDATERLVAERAQSTARVLQRRRRLRTVPGRRPVHPPRALIVTLSEDATTGTLTAPVSAPPAGRRSGRLRAVPPAPKRSRRRPPPHRQHTPAVYRRRRVLAALLLLNVVELIGVLFVSPGFWIGFSVTFLLLAVYVVHLRGRALAGRRRRLARAREAAWLAARQAEVRREQARRAAARREAQRRLAAQREGVRRAAMGLDRPGDLPAAVNGGSVSYRRSGGLRGRPYEAGRGA; via the coding sequence GTGAGGGTGCCGACCTCGGTGCTCCTCGCCGTCCTCGCCGCCGCCGGCCTGCTCGCCCTGGCCCCGGCGCTGGTTCGCCGGTACGACGCCACCGAGCGGCTGGTGGCGGAGCGGGCGCAGTCGACGGCGCGGGTGCTCCAGCGCCGCCGGCGGCTCCGCACTGTGCCGGGACGGCGACCCGTCCACCCTCCGCGCGCACTGATCGTCACCCTCAGTGAGGACGCGACTACTGGAACGTTGACCGCTCCGGTCTCCGCGCCCCCGGCCGGCCGCCGCTCCGGTCGGCTACGCGCCGTGCCGCCCGCACCCAAGCGGTCCCGCCGCCGCCCGCCGCCCCACCGACAGCACACCCCCGCCGTGTACCGGCGTCGCCGGGTGCTCGCCGCTCTGCTGCTGCTCAACGTCGTCGAGCTGATCGGCGTGCTGTTCGTCAGCCCCGGCTTCTGGATCGGCTTCTCGGTCACCTTCCTGCTCCTGGCCGTGTACGTCGTCCACCTACGCGGTCGGGCGCTCGCTGGGCGTCGACGCCGCCTCGCGCGGGCCCGGGAGGCGGCCTGGCTGGCAGCGCGGCAGGCCGAGGTGCGCCGGGAGCAGGCCCGCCGTGCCGCGGCCCGCCGAGAAGCGCAACGCCGCCTGGCCGCCCAACGTGAAGGGGTACGCCGAGCCGCGATGGGCCTGGACCGACCTGGCGACCTGCCGGCGGCGGTAAACGGCGGGTCGGTGTCGTACCGACGGTCGGGCGGGCTGCGCGGGCGCCCCTACGAGGCCGGCCGAGGCGCCTGA